The genomic region GCCTGCAGGTCTGCGGCTCGGACGGCGCCACCTACCGCGACGAGTGCGAGCTGCGCGCCGCGCGCTGCCGCGGCCACCCGGACCTGCGCGTCATGTACCCGGGACGCTGCCGCAGTacgtgggggcggggccgggccggggcggggccggcgggcgggcggggccggcgggcggggccggcgggcggggccggcgggcggggcggggccggagcgcggggcggggcctAATAACTGGCCTCCAGGGAGGGCGCCTCTGGATTGGGTCAGCTGTGGGTCGCTGGAATGAGGAAAACCGGGGTGCGGTTTTGGAAGGGGAGGTCTGGGGCTCACGTGGGGTGGAAGATAGGAGTGCGAGACTCGGGGCGGGGCTGCGGATGCGGCCAGAGGGGCGGGGCTCGGGTGTGGCCGGAGTGAGGGCGAGGCGCGCGGAAGGGGTGTGGCTTTCgctcgggggcggggcctggggtgGAGCCTGCCTGCGGCCCGCCAGCGCCCCTGacccgcccccgcgccccgctcGCAGAGTCGTGCGCGCACGTCCTGTGCCCGCGGCCGCAGTCGTGCGTGGTGGACCAGACGGGCAGTGCTCACTGCGTGGTGTGTCGCGCGGCGCCCTGTCCCGCGCCCTCCAGCCCCGGCCAGGAGCTCTGCGGCAACAACAACGTCACCTACATGTCCTCGTGCCACCTCCGCCAGGCCACCTGCTTCCTGGGCCGCTCTATCGGCGTGCGCCACCCGGGCAGCTGTGCAGGTGCGGCGCGGAGCGGGGAGCGGCGGCGGGGTCCAGCGTCCCGCCCCTCTCCGCGcccccatttctcttttcttcccccccgCTCTGCAGGCGCCCCTGGGCCGTCAGACGCAGAgtcggaggaggaggaggagaacttCGTGTGAGCCTGTGGGGTCGACTTGGGCCTGGCGTTCAAGGCCTCTCCGCTTTATTTATTGCCGCAGCCGAGTCTAATTTATGTCCCATGGACGCTCCCCAGAGCCTGGGCCGGGAGCCCCCTGACGATACTTTGGAAGGATTGGGGGAGGAGGCCTGGGGCTGTGGCTCGGAGCTGCCCAGGAGGACCCCCGCTGCTTCTGCTCTAGGGGATAACTTAATTATCGCTGCCTCGGAGAGGGCTGAAGAAGCTCCCCAGCCTTCTAGACTACAGACTGGGACTAAGGCCTGGGTGTGTAAGTGAGTCTCGAACCTGCCCAGGCCTCAGACAGGCCGAGGAAGCAGCCATCGTCCCCAG from Mustela erminea isolate mMusErm1 chromosome 1, mMusErm1.Pri, whole genome shotgun sequence harbors:
- the FSTL3 gene encoding follistatin-related protein 3 isoform X2, whose protein sequence is MRPGTPGPLWPLPWGALAWAVGFVGSVGSGDPAPGGVCWLQQGREATCSLVLKTDVSQAECCASSSIDTAWSNFTHPGNKISLLGFLGLVHCLPCKDSCEGVECGPGKACRMQGGRPRCECAPDCAGLPARLQVCGSDGATYRDECELRAARCRGHPDLRVMYPGRCRKSCAHVLCPRPQSCVVDQTGSAHCVVCRAAPCPAPSSPGQELCGNNNVTYMSSCHLRQATCFLGRSIGVRHPGSCAGAPGPSDAESEEEEENFV